One stretch of Riemerella columbina DNA includes these proteins:
- a CDS encoding polysaccharide biosynthesis/export family protein: MKIRKTIFVLCVAVLSVTSCRTRNDIEYMQNIEQLAEEASIRGTHNNIQPGDEITILVTAKDLGVAAPFNQGTTPSSSRVTYSQASGNNSYSNQSSLTGFTYTVSDNGTIDFPILGKISTSGKSLEDLKEEVRKGVSRYIINPTVSAKYANYKITVLGEVSRPGQYIIPDGKVRLLDALGMAGDLTIYGKRDRVLVVREQDGVRTNAYVDLTNADFVNSPYYYLKQNDVIAVAPNKARQSASSYGPQTNVYISIASVTLGLLGLLVTVFKK, translated from the coding sequence ATGAAGATAAGAAAAACAATATTCGTTTTATGTGTAGCGGTACTTTCTGTTACCTCTTGTAGGACAAGGAACGATATAGAGTATATGCAAAACATAGAGCAACTGGCAGAAGAAGCCTCTATCCGAGGTACCCACAATAACATACAACCAGGTGATGAAATTACCATATTAGTCACCGCTAAAGATTTAGGAGTGGCAGCACCTTTCAATCAAGGAACTACGCCTTCTTCCTCACGAGTAACTTATTCTCAAGCCAGTGGTAACAATTCTTATAGCAACCAGAGTAGCCTTACAGGATTTACCTATACCGTCTCAGATAACGGAACAATAGATTTTCCTATTTTAGGGAAAATATCAACCTCGGGGAAATCTCTTGAAGACTTAAAAGAAGAGGTTAGAAAAGGCGTTTCTCGCTATATTATCAACCCAACCGTTAGCGCTAAATATGCCAATTATAAAATTACCGTTTTGGGCGAAGTTTCTCGTCCTGGGCAATACATCATTCCTGATGGAAAGGTAAGGCTTTTAGATGCTTTGGGTATGGCAGGAGATTTAACCATCTATGGTAAGCGGGATAGAGTGCTGGTGGTGAGAGAGCAAGATGGCGTAAGAACCAACGCTTATGTGGATCTAACCAATGCCGATTTTGTGAACTCCCCATATTATTATCTTAAGCAAAACGATGTCATTGCCGTGGCGCCTAATAAAGCGCGACAGTCTGCCTCTTCCTATGGTCCGCAGACCAATGTTTATATATCAATAGCCTCTGTAACCTTAGGTTTATTAGGATTATTAGTTACAGTGTTCAAAAAATAA